Proteins co-encoded in one Ictalurus furcatus strain D&B chromosome 9, Billie_1.0, whole genome shotgun sequence genomic window:
- the LOC128612908 gene encoding uncharacterized protein LOC128612908 — translation MIQAASIIWVLMICHRGFSQSDRVFQTPPDLFGNHKQSVKIQCEHSVKNYDQINWYRETQDQGLTLIGYQYRTSSPQIENDFKLKVEIAGDGNNNVSLTIKNLSSDDSVVYFCAAYYTVLHLCFIQYKNPLCKYSHHFINTCSRGLELTHCQSFYRKVTRLQAVISLINVNVIIYHISFIQVTYRSSRDQELLRSYYNKFQDKYAITAVKTVTLTTALNKE, via the exons ATGATCCAAGCTGCCAGTATTATATGGGTTTTAATGATATGTCACAGag GGTTTTCTCAGAGTGATCGTGTCTTCCAGACTCCTCCTGATCTCTTTGGCAACCATAAACAATCTGTTAAAATCCAGTGTGAACACAGTGTAAAAAATTATGATCAAATCAACTGGTACAGAGAAACTCAAGACCAGGGACTGACCTTAATTGGATATCAATATAGGACGTCATCACCACAGattgaaaatgattttaaacTGAAAGTGGAGATCGCTGGGGATGGAAACAACAATGTCTCTTTGACCATCAAAAATCTTTCATCCGATGACAGTGTGGTGTACTTCTGTGCTGCGTATTACACAGTGCTGCATCTCTGCTTTATTCAGTACAAAAACCCTCTGTGTAAATATTCTCATCACTTCATTAACACCTGCTCCCGTGGCCTGGAATTGACACATTGCCAGAGtttttacagaaaagtcacaagATTACAGGCAGTTATATCacttataaatgtaaatgtaataatttatcACATTTCTTTCATCCAAGTAACTTACAGGTCAAGCAGAGACCAGGAGTTGTTGAGgagttattataataaatttcaAGACAAATATGCAATTACAGCAGTTAAGACTGTAACACTCACTACAGCACTGAACAAAGAATGA